The proteins below come from a single Triticum aestivum cultivar Chinese Spring chromosome 5D, IWGSC CS RefSeq v2.1, whole genome shotgun sequence genomic window:
- the LOC123121745 gene encoding protein transport protein SEC23 isoform X1, with protein MKSETDSRRCRKSWGGINLPAPRQPVSRTTTRRHRTGHAGRPRTSRPIRPRLRRAHPSPSSPNIGPTRPQSGATSPLSSCRLSAESPPESGSHRALHRAASIASSSDAGAAGRHQEATCPPVSRCAAVFASDPPVGYHFTCGGRLTLLAHKTAVYKMSEFLELEALDGIRMPWNVIPGTREDAVSCVVPVSAIYTPLKSIPDMPVVPYAPLRCRMCRSILNPFSRVDYNAKIWLCTFCFQRNQFPQHYSSISENNLPPELFPQYTTIEYISTAETGPVMPPVFIFVVDTCIIEEEIGYLKSALAQATELLPDNSLIGFITFGTYVQVHELGFGLLPKSYVFKGTKEVSKEQILEQMCFFAGKQKPTTGVIAGTRDGLSSESISRFLVPASECEFVLNSVIEELQKDPWHIPADQRASRCTGAALSVAASLLGVCVPGSGARIMAFVGGPSTEGPGSIVSKSLTEPIRSHKDLDKDSAPLFDKAVKFYDQIAKQLVHQGHVLDLFACAVDQVGVAEMKVAIEKTGGIVVLAESFGHSVFKDSLLRIFQSADNGLGLSFNGILEINCSKDVKIQGIIGPCSSLEKKSPLSADTVIGQGNTSAWKMCGLDKKTSLCFVYDISRKVGPDTVAQQTGKQLYLQFVTYYQHHEGQMRLRTTTISRQWASGAATVQELIDGFDQEAAAAVVARLVSFKMETEADFDPIRWLDRALIRLCTKFGDYQKETPSSFSLSPRLSIFPQFMFNLRRSQFVQVEGSGLSSLNNATKMEISMFIHTELLTLMQVFNNSPDETAYFRMMLERENVGNAVAMIQPSLISYSFQSGPMPVLLDATAIAPDKILLLDSYFSVVIFHGITIAQWRKAGYQDQEGHEAFAQLLKAPHDESDAIIKERFPVPRLVVCDQYGSQARFLLAKLNPSVTYNSDNPAPGGDVIFTDDVSFEVFMDHLQRLAVQ; from the exons ATGAAGAGTGAAACCGACTCTCGCCGTTGTCGGAAAAGTTGGGGCGGCATAAATTTGCCAGCGCCGAGACAGCCGGTGTCCAGAACAACAACCAGACGACACAGGACAGGCCACGCAGGCAGGCCTCGTACGAGCCGTCCGATCCGGCCTCGCCTCCGACGCGCCCATCCGAGCCCTTCGTCCCCGAACATCGGCCCCACAAGACCTCAGTCCGGCGCCACCTCACCCCTCTCCTCCTGTCGCCTGAGTGCAGAGTCCCCTCCTGAATCCGGATCGCATCGCGCGCTCCACCGTGCCGCCTCgatcgcctcctcctccgacgcgGGCGCGGCTGGCCGGCACCAGGAGGCGACCTGCCCTCCAGTTTCTCGCTGCGCGGCAGTGTTCGCGAGTGATCCGCCG GTTGGGTACcatttcacttgcggaggccgccTGACACTGTTAGCACATAAGACTGCTGTATACAAAATGTCTGAATTCCTTGAGCTTGAGGCTCTGGATGGGATAAGGATGCCATGGAATGTTATTCCAGGCACAAGGGAGGATGCTGTGAGCTGTGTCGTCCCTGTTTCTGCCATCTATACTCCTCTCAAGTCAATTCCTGATATGCCAGTAGTGCCATATGCTCCCCTTCGCTGCCGCATGTGTCGTTCCATCCTCAATCCCTTCTCCAGAGTCGACTATAATGCTAAGATCTGGCTCTGTACATTCTGCTTTCAGCGCAATCAGTTCCCTCAACACTATTCCTCGATCTCAGAAAACAATCTCCCTCCAGAACTCTTTCCTCAGTATACCACAATTGAGTACATATCCACTGCAGAAACAGGTCCTGTAATGCCTCCTGTTTTCATCTTTGTTGTGGATACTTGCATTATCGAGGAAGAAATTGGTTATTTGAAGTCTGCTCTGGCACAGGCTACTGAGCTATTGCCAGATAATTCCCTTATTGGATTCATTACTTTTGGGACATATGTACAG GTGCATGAATTGGGTTTTGGTTTGTTGCCGAAGTCATATGTGTTCAAGGGAACAAAGGAGGTCAGCAAGGAACAAATATTGGAGCAAATGTGCTTCTTTGCAGGCAAACAAAAGCCCACCACAGGGGTTATAGCTGGAACTAGGGATGGTCTTTCATCAGAGAGCATCTCTAGGTTCCTTGTGCCTGCTTCAGAGTGCGAGTTTGTACTGAACTCA GTTATTGAAGAGCTGCAAAAGGACCCTTGGCATATTCCAGCTGATCAACGTGCATCAAGATGCACTGGAGCTGCATTAAGTGTGGCGGCCAGTCTCTTGGGGGTTTGTGTCCCTGGATCAGGTGCTAGGATCATGGCATTTGTTGGGGGTCCATCTACAGAGGGACCTGGTTCT ATTGTATCCAAATCCTTAACAGAGCCAATTCGCTCACACAAAGACCTCGATAAAGACTCGGCTCCACTTTTTGATAAAGCTGTTAAGTTCTATGATCAGATTGCCAAGCAGCTTGTGCACCAAGGACATGTGCTGGATTTGTTTGCTTGTGCTGTCGATCAG GTTGGTGTTGCTGAAATGAAGGTTGCAATTGAGAAGACTGGGGGAATTGTTGTGCTTGCTGAAAGTTTTGGTCACTCTGTTTTCAAAGACTCGCTTCTTCGCATCTTTCAGTCAGCAGACAACGGCCTTGGATTATCATTCAA TGGTATTCTCGAGATTAACTGCTCAAAAGATGTAAAGATTCAAGGCATTATTGGGCCTTGTTCTTCCCTGGAGAAG AAAAGTCCTCTGTCTGCAGACACTGTTATTGGTCAGGGAAACACCAGCGCCTGGAAGATGTGTGGTCTTGACAAGAAAACATCGCTTTGCTTTGTATATGACATCTCAAGAAAAGTTGGCCCAGATACAGTCGCTCAGCAGACAGGCAAACAGCTCTACCTTCAATTTGTAACCTA TTATCAGCATCATGAGGGCCAGATGAGATTGCGAACTACTACGATCTCCAGACAATGGGCTTCTGGTGCTGCTACTGTGCAG GAGCTGATAGATGGCTTTGATCAAGAAGCCGCAGCCGCAGTTGTGGCACGCTTGGTCTCATTTAAGATGGAAACTGAG GCTGATTTTGATCCAATAAGATGGCTTGACCGTGCTTTGATACGTTTATGTACCAAATTTGGAGATTATCAGAAGGAAACACCCTCATCTTTCAGTTTGTCTCCACGTCTATCAATATTCCCCCAGTTTATGTTTAACTTGAGGCGTTCTCAGTTTGTCCAGGTTGAGGGTTCTGGCCTTTCTTCGTTAAACAATGCTACAAAGATGGAAATTTCCATGTTTATACATACTGAATTGCTTACCTTAATGCAGGTTTTCAATAATAGCCCCGATGAAACCGCATATTTTAGGATGATGTTGGAGAGGGAAAATGTGGGCAATGCAGTTGCAATGATTCAACCTTCACTTATATCCTACTCCTTTCAATCAGGGCCAATGCCTGTTCTCTTGGATGCAACTGCAATTGCTCCTGACAAGATCCTTTTGTTGGATTCTTATTTTTCTGTCGTCATCTTCCATGGGATAACCATTGCACAATGGCGAAAGGCTGGTTACCAAGATCAAGAAGGCCACGAG GCGTTTGCCCAGTTGTTAAAAGCTCCACATGACGAATCTGATGCCATAATCAAAGAGCGGTTTCCTGTGCCCCGTTTGGTTGTTTGTGATCAATATGGATCTCAG GCTCGGTTTTTACTGGCAAAGCTAAATCCATCCGTGACATATAACTCTGATAACCCTGCTCCCGGAGGAGACGTGATATTCACAGATGACGTGAGCTTCGAGGTGTTCATGGACCATCTCCAGCGGTTAGCGGTCCAATAG
- the LOC123121747 gene encoding probable carboxylesterase 2, translating into MATTIRSGVTITICTAWAAIRPCRRLPLDRTRRLLQLQPPYLSTAFSPQVRCQGVWRSRVRCTSDTSGAPPVTAPGTSDAAAADEVLLETPGSFRIYRSGKIDRLNDPTILPAGVDEATGVASKDVVLDAGTGLSVRLYLPNKLQDASAKLPVVVYFHGGAFLIGSARDPTYHKYLNALASAAGVLAVSVDYRLAPEHPLPAAYDDSWAALRWVASAQDEWIADHGNASRLFVAGDSAGANIAHEMLVRDGGPRIEGAVLLHPWFSGNAAIEGEPPAAARVTGLLWSYACRGSAAGGADDPRMNPLASPALERLACARMLVTTGLEDGLAARNRAYYDAVAASGWRGRAAWLELEGEGHVFFLGKLECDNAKRLMDRVAAFIADA; encoded by the coding sequence ATGGCCACCACCATCAGGAGCGGAGTCACCATCACCATCTGCACTGCTTGGGCTGCCATCCGACCTTGCCGGCGGCTACCACTTGATCGGACAAGAAGGTTACTCCAACTCCAACCACCATACTTGTCCACCGCATTCTCGCCTCAAGTAAGATGTCAAGGCGTGTGGCGATCGAGAGTCCGTTGCACCTCAGACACGAGTGGGGCTCCTCCGGTGACTGCCCCGGGGACATctgatgccgccgccgccgacgaggtgcTGCTGGAGACCCCGGGGAGCTTCCGCATCTACAGGAGCGGGAAGATAGACCGCCTCAACGACCCCACCATCCTGCCCGCCGGCGTCGACGAGGCCACCGGCGTCGCCTCCAAGGACGTCGTCCTCGACGCGGGCACGGGCCTCTCCGTGCGCCTCTACCTTCCCAACAAGCTCCAGGACGCCTCCGCGAAGCTCCCGGTCGTCGTCTACTTCCACGGCGGCGCCTTCCTCATCGGGTCGGCCCGCGACCCCACGTACCACAAGTACCTCAACGCCCTCGCCTCCGCGGCGGGCGTCCTCGCGGTGTCCGTCGACTACCGCCTCGCCCCGGAGCACCCGCTCCCCGCCGCGTACGACGACTCCTGGGCCGCGCTACGGTGGGTGGCGTCGGCGCAGGACGAATGGATCGCCGACCACGGCAACGCCTCCCGGCTGTTCGTCGCGGGCGACAGCGCCGGCGCCAACATCGCACACGAGATGCTCGTGAGGGACGGCGGGCCGAGGATCGAGGGCGCGGTACTGCTGCACCCGTGGTTCAGCGGGAACGCGGCGATCGAGGGGGAGCCCCCGGCCGCGGCCAGGGTCACCGGGCTCCTCTGGTCCTACGCGTGCCGGGGGTCGGCGGCAGGCGGCGCGGACGACCCGAGGATGAACCCGCTGGCGTCGCCGGCGCTGGAGAGGCTCGCGTGCGCGAGGATGCTGGTGACCACGGGGCTCGAGGACGGGCTGGCCGCGCGCAACCGCGCGTACTACGACGCCGTGGCCGCGAGCGGGTGGCGCGGGAGGGCGGCGTGGCTGGAGCTGGAGGGGGAGGGCCACGTGTTCTTCCTTGGGAAGCTCGAGTGCGACAACGCCAAGCGGCTCATGGACCGCGTCGCCGCGTTCATAGCCGACGCATGA
- the LOC123121745 gene encoding protein transport protein SEC23 isoform X2 has protein sequence MKSETDSRRCRKSWGGINLPAPRQPVSRTTTRRHRTGHAGRPRTSRPIRPRLRRAHPSPSSPNIGPTRPQSGATSPLSSCRLSAESPPESGSHRALHRAASIASSSDAGAAGRHQEATCPPVSRCAAVFASDPPVGYHFTCGGRLTLLAHKTAVYKMSEFLELEALDGIRMPWNVIPGTREDAVSCVVPVSAIYTPLKSIPDMPVVPYAPLRCRMCRSILNPFSRVDYNAKIWLCTFCFQRNQFPQHYSSISENNLPPELFPQYTTIEYISTAETGPVMPPVFIFVVDTCIIEEEIGYLKSALAQATELLPDNSLIGFITFGTYVQVHELGFGLLPKSYVFKGTKEVSKEQILEQMCFFAGKQKPTTGVIAGTRDGLSSESISRFLVPASECEFVLNSVIEELQKDPWHIPADQRASRCTGAALSVAASLLGVCVPGSGARIMAFVGGPSTEGPGSIVSKSLTEPIRSHKDLDKDSAPLFDKAVKFYDQIAKQLVHQGHVLDLFACAVDQVGVAEMKVAIEKTGGIVVLAESFGHSVFKDSLLRIFQSADNGLGLSFNGILEINCSKDVKIQGIIGPCSSLEKKSPLSADTVIGQGNTSAWKMCGLDKKTSLCFVYDISRKVGPDTVAQQTGKQLYLQFVTYYQHHEGQMRLRTTTISRQWASGAATVQELIDGFDQEAAAAVVARLVSFKMETEADFDPIRWLDRALIRLCTKFGDYQKETPSSFSLSPRLSIFPQFMFNLRRSQFVQVFNNSPDETAYFRMMLERENVGNAVAMIQPSLISYSFQSGPMPVLLDATAIAPDKILLLDSYFSVVIFHGITIAQWRKAGYQDQEGHEAFAQLLKAPHDESDAIIKERFPVPRLVVCDQYGSQARFLLAKLNPSVTYNSDNPAPGGDVIFTDDVSFEVFMDHLQRLAVQ, from the exons ATGAAGAGTGAAACCGACTCTCGCCGTTGTCGGAAAAGTTGGGGCGGCATAAATTTGCCAGCGCCGAGACAGCCGGTGTCCAGAACAACAACCAGACGACACAGGACAGGCCACGCAGGCAGGCCTCGTACGAGCCGTCCGATCCGGCCTCGCCTCCGACGCGCCCATCCGAGCCCTTCGTCCCCGAACATCGGCCCCACAAGACCTCAGTCCGGCGCCACCTCACCCCTCTCCTCCTGTCGCCTGAGTGCAGAGTCCCCTCCTGAATCCGGATCGCATCGCGCGCTCCACCGTGCCGCCTCgatcgcctcctcctccgacgcgGGCGCGGCTGGCCGGCACCAGGAGGCGACCTGCCCTCCAGTTTCTCGCTGCGCGGCAGTGTTCGCGAGTGATCCGCCG GTTGGGTACcatttcacttgcggaggccgccTGACACTGTTAGCACATAAGACTGCTGTATACAAAATGTCTGAATTCCTTGAGCTTGAGGCTCTGGATGGGATAAGGATGCCATGGAATGTTATTCCAGGCACAAGGGAGGATGCTGTGAGCTGTGTCGTCCCTGTTTCTGCCATCTATACTCCTCTCAAGTCAATTCCTGATATGCCAGTAGTGCCATATGCTCCCCTTCGCTGCCGCATGTGTCGTTCCATCCTCAATCCCTTCTCCAGAGTCGACTATAATGCTAAGATCTGGCTCTGTACATTCTGCTTTCAGCGCAATCAGTTCCCTCAACACTATTCCTCGATCTCAGAAAACAATCTCCCTCCAGAACTCTTTCCTCAGTATACCACAATTGAGTACATATCCACTGCAGAAACAGGTCCTGTAATGCCTCCTGTTTTCATCTTTGTTGTGGATACTTGCATTATCGAGGAAGAAATTGGTTATTTGAAGTCTGCTCTGGCACAGGCTACTGAGCTATTGCCAGATAATTCCCTTATTGGATTCATTACTTTTGGGACATATGTACAG GTGCATGAATTGGGTTTTGGTTTGTTGCCGAAGTCATATGTGTTCAAGGGAACAAAGGAGGTCAGCAAGGAACAAATATTGGAGCAAATGTGCTTCTTTGCAGGCAAACAAAAGCCCACCACAGGGGTTATAGCTGGAACTAGGGATGGTCTTTCATCAGAGAGCATCTCTAGGTTCCTTGTGCCTGCTTCAGAGTGCGAGTTTGTACTGAACTCA GTTATTGAAGAGCTGCAAAAGGACCCTTGGCATATTCCAGCTGATCAACGTGCATCAAGATGCACTGGAGCTGCATTAAGTGTGGCGGCCAGTCTCTTGGGGGTTTGTGTCCCTGGATCAGGTGCTAGGATCATGGCATTTGTTGGGGGTCCATCTACAGAGGGACCTGGTTCT ATTGTATCCAAATCCTTAACAGAGCCAATTCGCTCACACAAAGACCTCGATAAAGACTCGGCTCCACTTTTTGATAAAGCTGTTAAGTTCTATGATCAGATTGCCAAGCAGCTTGTGCACCAAGGACATGTGCTGGATTTGTTTGCTTGTGCTGTCGATCAG GTTGGTGTTGCTGAAATGAAGGTTGCAATTGAGAAGACTGGGGGAATTGTTGTGCTTGCTGAAAGTTTTGGTCACTCTGTTTTCAAAGACTCGCTTCTTCGCATCTTTCAGTCAGCAGACAACGGCCTTGGATTATCATTCAA TGGTATTCTCGAGATTAACTGCTCAAAAGATGTAAAGATTCAAGGCATTATTGGGCCTTGTTCTTCCCTGGAGAAG AAAAGTCCTCTGTCTGCAGACACTGTTATTGGTCAGGGAAACACCAGCGCCTGGAAGATGTGTGGTCTTGACAAGAAAACATCGCTTTGCTTTGTATATGACATCTCAAGAAAAGTTGGCCCAGATACAGTCGCTCAGCAGACAGGCAAACAGCTCTACCTTCAATTTGTAACCTA TTATCAGCATCATGAGGGCCAGATGAGATTGCGAACTACTACGATCTCCAGACAATGGGCTTCTGGTGCTGCTACTGTGCAG GAGCTGATAGATGGCTTTGATCAAGAAGCCGCAGCCGCAGTTGTGGCACGCTTGGTCTCATTTAAGATGGAAACTGAG GCTGATTTTGATCCAATAAGATGGCTTGACCGTGCTTTGATACGTTTATGTACCAAATTTGGAGATTATCAGAAGGAAACACCCTCATCTTTCAGTTTGTCTCCACGTCTATCAATATTCCCCCAGTTTATGTTTAACTTGAGGCGTTCTCAGTTTGTCCAG GTTTTCAATAATAGCCCCGATGAAACCGCATATTTTAGGATGATGTTGGAGAGGGAAAATGTGGGCAATGCAGTTGCAATGATTCAACCTTCACTTATATCCTACTCCTTTCAATCAGGGCCAATGCCTGTTCTCTTGGATGCAACTGCAATTGCTCCTGACAAGATCCTTTTGTTGGATTCTTATTTTTCTGTCGTCATCTTCCATGGGATAACCATTGCACAATGGCGAAAGGCTGGTTACCAAGATCAAGAAGGCCACGAG GCGTTTGCCCAGTTGTTAAAAGCTCCACATGACGAATCTGATGCCATAATCAAAGAGCGGTTTCCTGTGCCCCGTTTGGTTGTTTGTGATCAATATGGATCTCAG GCTCGGTTTTTACTGGCAAAGCTAAATCCATCCGTGACATATAACTCTGATAACCCTGCTCCCGGAGGAGACGTGATATTCACAGATGACGTGAGCTTCGAGGTGTTCATGGACCATCTCCAGCGGTTAGCGGTCCAATAG